One Niabella beijingensis DNA window includes the following coding sequences:
- a CDS encoding hybrid sensor histidine kinase/response regulator transcription factor gives MLVTLLLFCEVAAQPPARYFGNISVDKGLSQSTVFAVVQDSLGFMWMGTQDGLNRYDGKSFRIYRPVKNLPGSIGSYYIKCLFTDREGRLWIGGNGGISSYNYEGDSFNNYNITPHPGEWYISAVIQDPQGILWACSNSGELYRSDKAGTSFRAVDFDRETYGIKELYSITPVGKKMLLGTGNGLWLLDLDTKKTEPFNAGVGNVRINTVYADGSDLWIGTEGAGLIRMDTKGKPPVNYRRGTSGIPDDDVRSICRDATGNIWIGTFRGLAILDAQGRMHNYYHQADLPFTLSQNSVRCIYRDKQAGMWLGTFYGGVNYYHSQQIRFNQLSQNSGTPALNDKVVNVIRQDHKGGFWIGTNDRGLNYWQPGTNSIRYYTHNENGQGLSSNNIKAIAFGDNGTVFLGMHNTGLDLLDPATGTGKNFRHDPGNPRSIPGDMVYALLKDHSGRIWVGTRSGFSQFQYKEAAFTPLFTDRTGSRLSSDEITFLMEDSRHRIWIGTTRGVNLFYPDNMLFEPLARASLSSDVINFIAEDPEKRIWIGTRDGLNLYDETAKSFINYNQRKDFLRGNINSMLPDDEGNLWIAANTSLVKYHPGTGKLQYFDSRDGLQNGQFNTYASCRAADGMLLFGGINGISYFYPRALKQDALPLRVTFTGLEVFDHTVVPGDATGILKSHINQADLLRFGHEYKQFAVSFNTFNYVSANRTKYFYRLDGFDNGWQETEGVPRVSYTNLQPGNYTLHLKAVGPQGEVSPERLLRIRILPVWYRSTWFYLVVILLIAAAAYFLYRIFTERMRTMHQLKLERLEREKVNDINQVKTEFFTNVSHELRTPLTLILAPLEEMTREPVADKKIRRRHELMLMNTRRLYQLVNQLFEFRKTEMGTRRLRVSRSDLVRFAKEVYRSFNALAEKNETDYRFSAPVEGLVFYFDRDALENILFNLLSNAFKYTPLQGHITLGLSQEAGQAVIQVTDSGTGIERRHLEHIFDRFYQVDRQETNLGSGVGLAFTKRLVELHHGTIEVNSVPGQGSVFTVRLPMDDPAYEGDVKVEGAAAEQISDDPAGEVEEPVTLTGDKESDGMETAASLLVVDDNEEMVQYIKEYFSTKYTVETAGNGEEALELLRTYQPDLIISDIMMPEMDGLHFCRRIKQNIQTSHLPVLLLTAKSETRQQIKGFEMGADAYVTKPFSIALLDARVQSLLRSRRQLKEYYSASKTVEPDKITFNTIDEEFLRQVISVVEENIDAYDFSVDKLSREVGMSRTNLYLKLKAITGESATALIRRIRLGKAAGLIESGKHTIGEIAYLCGFNTASYFSTAFRQFYGCMPSEYLERKRDPDGSDPL, from the coding sequence TTGTTGGTTACATTGCTGCTTTTTTGTGAGGTAGCGGCGCAGCCACCGGCCCGCTATTTCGGTAATATTTCGGTAGATAAAGGCCTTTCTCAAAGCACGGTGTTTGCGGTTGTTCAGGATTCTCTGGGTTTTATGTGGATGGGCACACAGGATGGACTGAACCGGTATGACGGCAAAAGTTTCAGGATCTACCGGCCCGTAAAGAACCTGCCGGGAAGTATCGGCTCCTATTATATAAAATGCCTGTTCACAGACCGGGAAGGGCGCTTATGGATCGGTGGCAACGGAGGCATCAGCTCCTATAATTACGAAGGCGATAGCTTTAATAATTATAACATCACGCCTCATCCGGGAGAATGGTATATCTCCGCTGTGATCCAGGATCCGCAGGGGATCTTATGGGCCTGTTCTAATTCCGGAGAGTTGTACCGGTCCGATAAGGCAGGCACCAGCTTCCGGGCGGTTGACTTCGACCGGGAGACATATGGTATAAAAGAACTGTACAGCATTACCCCCGTTGGCAAAAAAATGCTGCTGGGCACAGGGAACGGGTTGTGGTTGCTGGACCTGGATACTAAAAAAACCGAACCATTCAATGCCGGTGTGGGAAACGTGCGTATCAATACGGTATATGCAGACGGAAGCGATCTGTGGATCGGCACAGAAGGCGCGGGGCTGATACGCATGGATACAAAAGGTAAGCCGCCGGTGAATTACCGCCGCGGGACCTCCGGTATTCCCGATGATGATGTGCGCAGCATATGCAGGGATGCCACAGGTAATATATGGATCGGTACATTCAGGGGACTCGCCATATTGGATGCACAGGGCCGGATGCATAATTATTATCACCAGGCCGATCTGCCCTTTACGCTGAGCCAGAACTCTGTGCGTTGTATTTACCGCGATAAACAGGCGGGCATGTGGCTGGGTACTTTTTATGGCGGGGTTAACTATTACCACAGTCAGCAGATACGCTTTAACCAGCTGAGCCAGAATTCCGGCACACCTGCCCTTAATGATAAGGTGGTAAATGTGATCCGGCAGGATCATAAAGGCGGTTTCTGGATTGGTACCAACGACCGCGGACTCAATTACTGGCAGCCGGGTACTAACTCGATCAGATATTATACCCATAATGAAAACGGGCAGGGGCTTAGCTCCAATAATATAAAGGCCATCGCGTTTGGCGATAACGGCACTGTTTTTCTGGGAATGCACAATACAGGACTGGATCTTCTTGATCCCGCAACCGGCACCGGAAAAAATTTCCGTCATGATCCGGGCAATCCCCGCAGCATACCGGGCGATATGGTGTATGCGCTGTTAAAAGACCACTCCGGACGTATATGGGTGGGTACACGTAGCGGGTTCAGCCAGTTTCAGTATAAAGAAGCGGCATTCACGCCATTGTTTACCGACCGGACCGGCAGCCGGCTGAGTTCTGATGAGATCACTTTTTTGATGGAAGACAGCCGCCACCGGATCTGGATCGGCACCACCAGGGGCGTAAATCTTTTTTATCCGGACAATATGCTTTTCGAACCGCTTGCCCGGGCATCCCTCAGCAGCGATGTGATCAATTTTATAGCGGAAGATCCGGAAAAAAGGATATGGATCGGTACAAGGGACGGGCTCAATCTTTATGATGAGACCGCAAAATCCTTTATAAATTACAACCAGCGCAAGGACTTTTTAAGAGGCAATATCAACAGCATGCTACCGGATGACGAGGGTAACTTGTGGATCGCTGCCAATACAAGCCTGGTCAAATACCACCCCGGTACAGGAAAGCTCCAGTATTTCGACAGCAGGGACGGGCTACAGAACGGGCAGTTCAATACCTATGCTTCCTGTCGCGCTGCAGACGGAATGCTGCTGTTTGGGGGAATTAACGGGATCTCTTATTTCTATCCCCGCGCATTAAAGCAGGATGCGTTGCCCCTGCGTGTAACATTCACCGGACTGGAAGTGTTTGATCATACGGTGGTTCCGGGGGATGCTACCGGTATTTTAAAATCCCATATTAACCAGGCAGACCTGCTGCGTTTCGGACACGAGTATAAACAATTCGCAGTGTCGTTCAATACCTTTAACTATGTGTCTGCCAATCGTACAAAATACTTCTACAGGCTGGATGGGTTTGATAACGGCTGGCAGGAAACAGAGGGGGTACCCCGTGTCAGCTATACCAACCTGCAGCCCGGGAATTATACGCTGCATCTAAAGGCAGTGGGCCCGCAGGGAGAAGTAAGTCCGGAGCGCCTGCTGCGCATACGGATATTGCCGGTATGGTACCGGAGTACCTGGTTCTATCTTGTTGTGATATTGCTGATCGCCGCTGCTGCCTACTTTTTGTACAGGATCTTTACGGAGCGCATGCGGACCATGCATCAGCTGAAACTGGAGCGCCTGGAACGGGAAAAAGTAAATGATATCAACCAGGTAAAAACGGAATTCTTTACCAATGTATCACATGAGCTGCGAACCCCGCTTACACTGATCCTGGCGCCGCTGGAGGAGATGACACGTGAGCCGGTCGCTGATAAAAAGATACGCCGCCGGCATGAACTGATGCTGATGAATACCCGGCGTCTTTACCAGCTGGTGAACCAGCTTTTTGAATTCAGGAAAACAGAAATGGGTACCCGGCGGCTGCGGGTGTCGCGCAGCGACCTCGTCCGGTTTGCAAAAGAAGTGTACCGTTCCTTTAATGCCCTGGCTGAAAAAAATGAAACAGATTACCGGTTCTCGGCACCGGTGGAAGGACTGGTATTTTATTTCGACAGGGACGCGCTTGAAAACATCCTGTTCAACCTGTTGTCGAACGCCTTTAAATATACGCCTCTGCAGGGCCACATCACCCTTGGGCTTTCGCAGGAAGCCGGGCAGGCGGTGATACAGGTGACCGATTCGGGAACGGGAATCGAACGGCGGCATCTGGAGCATATTTTTGACCGCTTTTACCAGGTAGACCGCCAGGAAACAAACCTGGGCTCCGGCGTGGGGCTGGCATTTACCAAACGGCTGGTGGAGCTGCATCACGGTACCATAGAGGTGAATAGTGTTCCGGGGCAGGGAAGTGTATTTACTGTCCGTCTGCCCATGGATGACCCCGCTTATGAAGGGGATGTCAAGGTGGAAGGAGCTGCAGCAGAACAAATAAGTGATGATCCTGCCGGTGAGGTGGAGGAGCCGGTGACCCTGACCGGCGATAAGGAATCGGACGGTATGGAAACAGCGGCATCCTTACTGGTGGTGGATGATAACGAAGAAATGGTGCAGTATATAAAGGAATATTTCAGTACAAAATATACCGTGGAAACCGCCGGGAACGGGGAAGAAGCCCTGGAGCTCCTGCGGACCTATCAACCCGATCTGATCATCAGTGATATCATGATGCCGGAGATGGACGGACTGCATTTCTGCAGACGCATCAAGCAAAATATCCAGACCAGCCACCTGCCGGTTTTGCTGCTCACGGCCAAAAGCGAAACCCGTCAGCAGATAAAAGGTTTTGAAATGGGAGCAGATGCCTATGTGACCAAACCTTTTTCAATTGCCCTGCTGGATGCCCGGGTGCAGAGCCTGCTCCGTTCCCGCCGCCAGCTAAAAGAATATTATTCAGCCAGCAAAACGGTGGAGCCCGACAAGATCACCTTTAATACGATCGATGAAGAATTTTTAAGACAGGTGATCTCCGTTGTAGAGGAGAATATTGATGCCTATGATTTTTCGGTGGATAAGCTGAGCCGCGAGGTGGGCATGAGCCGCACCAACCTGTATCTGAAACTAAAGGCGATAACCGGCGAATCGGCCACTGCCCTTATCCGCCGTATCCGGTTAGGCAAGGCCGCCGGGCTGATCGAATCGGGAAAACACACCATTGGCGAAATCGCCTATTTATGCGGCTTTAATACTGCGTCTTATTTCTCCACCGCATTCAGGCAGTTCTACGGGTGCATGCCATCCGAGTACCTGGAACGGAAAAGAGATCCGGATGGCAGCGATCCGTTGTGA
- a CDS encoding GNAT family N-acetyltransferase, with translation MIRIAPLTTIEGNPTEQFGHNGYTTTEIYTVTGTYTPDITGFELKKNFRKYTKTWNTTHEDISVYNSILQQGHSFAAYEANELIGWILCEHRQWNNTLYIENLLVSEKYRGRQIGKKLLAAAIDHSRMHHFRLLELETQNTNLPAIRFYRKQGFEITGFRLKLYNGADQDEVALYMTFDLASTVG, from the coding sequence ATGATACGAATAGCCCCATTAACAACAATAGAAGGCAACCCTACCGAACAGTTTGGACACAACGGTTATACCACAACGGAAATATATACGGTCACCGGCACCTATACGCCGGACATCACAGGGTTTGAACTGAAAAAAAACTTCAGAAAATACACCAAGACCTGGAACACTACCCATGAAGATATCAGCGTGTATAACAGCATCCTGCAACAGGGGCATTCGTTTGCAGCTTATGAAGCAAATGAGCTCATCGGGTGGATCCTTTGTGAGCACCGGCAATGGAACAACACGTTATATATTGAGAACCTTCTTGTTTCCGAAAAATACAGGGGCAGGCAGATCGGCAAAAAGCTTCTTGCTGCGGCAATAGATCATTCAAGGATGCATCATTTCAGACTGCTCGAACTCGAAACCCAGAACACGAACCTGCCGGCGATCAGGTTTTACCGCAAGCAGGGGTTTGAAATAACCGGCTTCAGGCTGAAGCTCTACAACGGTGCGGACCAGGACGAAGTAGCATTGTATATGACCTTTGACCTTGCCTCCACTGTGGGCTGA
- a CDS encoding TonB-dependent receptor, with translation MKHVLILFPGILMACTVFAQSRRGMVYDADTREPLSGVTIRTTTDTLQSAPDGSFLIATGAHAIDASITGYMTQRFSDGSLNAGLKKNTGLMQEVVVSADRTLQKRTEAPVAIATINKQTIEDTRAQRLDQLLNKVSGVFMVSLGNEQHEMSIRQPMTTKSLFLYMEDGIPIRTTGVYNHNALLEMNLPAARSIEVIKGPSSALYGSEAIGGAVNIITQSAPAFASGQASLQLNDRGYKRADLQAGSTFGKWGVLLSGYYADKHNGPIEYSDFSKKAITLRSDFRPDDKTTWTNTLALVDYYSDMSGSIDSIKFAKRDYTSLQTFTYRKVYALRYKSMLRHEWNSNSNTDLALLYRDNTVGQNPSYSIASTADPARFRGQINENAFKTYALFATHIQKVNWLQSKIVAGASVDYSPQQYDARFISVHKDLNSGKFTSYAAPAVDSFLSNYKTGIINLASYLNYELVPIRSLKLVLALRYDAFQYYFINNLPGASSVSTASTISRFGRFTPKLGLTYNFRYLGLYANYSQGYVPPQLTELYSSVKEAPYLLPQTFFNYEIGGWAALLKQKLYLDWSLYRLKGTNEIISVKQPDNSYSNQNAGATKHTGIEYGITYKPVEDLSIRFSGTNAKHVFVSNTVRGVDYSGKEMSGAPRFTANAEVIYKPFFLKGFRISAEWQHQGRYFMDDLDLYTYKGFDVLNFRAGYRLKAFELWVNALNATNVYYSVFASKNATTNGNAAYSYSLGDPREITIGIAYRFGK, from the coding sequence ATGAAACATGTTCTTATACTGTTTCCTGGTATCCTGATGGCATGCACGGTTTTTGCCCAGTCGCGCAGGGGCATGGTGTATGATGCGGATACCCGGGAACCCTTATCCGGTGTTACGATCCGGACAACGACAGATACATTACAATCAGCACCGGACGGATCCTTCCTTATTGCAACCGGTGCACATGCTATTGACGCCAGCATTACAGGGTACATGACACAGCGGTTTAGTGACGGCAGCCTGAATGCCGGGCTAAAAAAGAATACGGGTTTAATGCAGGAGGTGGTCGTCAGTGCAGACCGTACCCTGCAGAAAAGGACCGAGGCCCCGGTTGCCATTGCTACCATTAATAAGCAGACCATCGAGGATACGCGGGCGCAGCGCCTGGATCAGCTGCTCAATAAGGTTAGCGGCGTGTTTATGGTGAGCCTGGGCAATGAGCAGCACGAGATGAGCATCCGCCAGCCCATGACCACCAAAAGCCTCTTTCTTTATATGGAAGACGGTATCCCCATCCGCACCACAGGAGTTTATAATCATAATGCCCTGCTGGAAATGAACCTGCCGGCAGCACGATCCATCGAAGTGATCAAAGGCCCTTCGTCTGCATTATACGGCTCGGAAGCTATAGGTGGCGCGGTGAATATCATTACGCAGAGCGCACCGGCCTTTGCAAGCGGACAGGCAAGTCTGCAGCTGAACGACCGGGGATACAAACGTGCAGACCTTCAGGCGGGAAGTACTTTTGGTAAATGGGGAGTACTGCTCAGCGGGTATTATGCTGATAAACACAACGGACCGATCGAATACAGCGATTTCAGCAAAAAAGCAATAACGCTGCGGAGTGATTTCCGGCCCGATGATAAAACGACCTGGACAAATACGCTGGCCCTGGTGGATTACTACAGTGATATGTCCGGATCGATCGACAGCATCAAATTTGCAAAAAGGGATTATACATCACTGCAGACCTTTACCTACCGGAAAGTATATGCACTGCGTTATAAGTCCATGCTCCGTCATGAATGGAACAGCAACAGCAATACGGATCTGGCCTTGTTGTACCGTGATAATACCGTCGGACAGAACCCTTCTTATTCCATTGCGAGCACCGCAGATCCGGCACGTTTCAGGGGGCAGATCAATGAGAACGCCTTTAAAACCTATGCACTGTTTGCAACGCATATCCAAAAGGTGAACTGGCTTCAAAGCAAGATCGTCGCAGGCGCCAGTGTAGACTACAGTCCGCAGCAATATGATGCCCGGTTTATTTCGGTGCATAAAGACCTGAACAGCGGAAAATTTACCAGCTATGCTGCGCCCGCTGTGGATTCCTTTCTCAGTAATTATAAGACGGGTATCATCAACCTGGCCAGTTACCTGAACTATGAGCTGGTACCGATTCGTAGTCTGAAACTGGTGCTGGCCCTGCGTTACGACGCCTTCCAGTATTATTTCATCAATAACCTCCCGGGGGCTTCAAGCGTAAGCACCGCATCTACTATAAGCCGCTTCGGACGATTCACTCCCAAGCTGGGACTTACCTATAACTTCAGGTATCTGGGGCTGTACGCCAACTACAGCCAGGGGTATGTGCCGCCACAGCTTACCGAGCTCTACAGCAGTGTAAAAGAAGCGCCGTATCTGTTGCCGCAGACATTCTTCAATTACGAGATCGGCGGATGGGCCGCCTTGCTGAAACAGAAACTGTATCTCGACTGGAGCCTCTACCGGCTGAAGGGAACAAATGAGATCATTTCTGTAAAACAACCGGATAATTCTTATAGCAATCAGAATGCGGGGGCCACCAAACATACCGGCATTGAATACGGCATCACTTATAAGCCGGTTGAAGACCTGTCCATCCGCTTCAGCGGCACCAATGCAAAACATGTGTTTGTCAGCAATACCGTTCGGGGTGTGGATTACAGCGGAAAGGAGATGAGCGGAGCGCCACGTTTTACAGCAAATGCGGAAGTTATATACAAACCCTTCTTTTTAAAAGGTTTTCGGATCAGCGCCGAATGGCAGCACCAGGGCCGGTATTTTATGGACGATCTGGACCTGTATACTTATAAAGGGTTTGATGTGCTGAATTTCAGGGCGGGTTACCGGCTGAAGGCGTTTGAACTATGGGTGAATGCCCTCAATGCAACGAATGTTTATTATTCTGTATTCGCGTCAAAGAATGCGACAACAAATGGGAATGCTGCCTATTCCTACAGTCTGGGTGATCCGCGGGAAATTACCATCGGGATCGCGTATCGTTTTGGTAAATAA